In the Sinorhizobium arboris LMG 14919 genome, one interval contains:
- a CDS encoding L,D-transpeptidase, whose product MRFHAKRLAALTVAATALLFAGTASAFSPADIAGVAEKRSDIIRVAQPKKPPQKYWRTKVRFRTDEAPGTIIVDTNSKYLYYIDGPNRATRYGIGVGRDGFGWSGVVKVGRKAEWPSWTPPAEMRVRERAKGRILPITQPGGIDNPLGARALYLYKGGRDTIFRIHGTNQPWTIGQNMSSGCIRMMNEDVEHLYERAGVGTKVVVIGPGSKPGDTYFDDRGVDIFRTIFGG is encoded by the coding sequence ATGAGATTTCATGCCAAAAGGCTGGCCGCGCTCACGGTCGCGGCCACAGCTCTTCTTTTTGCCGGAACTGCTTCGGCATTCAGCCCGGCCGATATTGCCGGCGTGGCCGAAAAACGTTCTGACATCATTCGAGTCGCCCAGCCGAAGAAGCCTCCGCAGAAGTACTGGCGCACCAAGGTTCGCTTCCGCACGGACGAGGCTCCCGGCACCATCATCGTCGATACCAACAGCAAGTATCTCTACTATATCGACGGCCCGAACCGGGCGACGCGCTATGGCATCGGCGTCGGCCGCGACGGATTCGGCTGGTCCGGTGTCGTCAAGGTCGGCCGAAAGGCCGAGTGGCCGAGCTGGACGCCGCCAGCCGAGATGCGCGTGCGAGAAAGAGCCAAGGGCCGGATTCTGCCCATCACACAGCCGGGGGGCATCGACAATCCGCTCGGCGCCCGCGCGCTCTATCTCTACAAGGGCGGCCGCGACACGATCTTCCGTATCCACGGCACCAACCAGCCCTGGACCATCGGTCAGAACATGTCCTCGGGCTGCATCCGGATGATGAACGAGGATGTCGAACACCTCTATGAGCGCGCCGGCGTCGGCACGAAGGTCGTCGTCATCGGCCCCGGCAGCAAGCCGGGCGACACCTATTTCGACGATCGCGGCGTCGACATTTTCCGCACGATTTTCGGCGGTTGA
- the glcF gene encoding glycolate oxidase subunit GlcF translates to MIPTPQGATWSTRLQTNFSPEQLADPHVAESETILRKCVHCGFCTATCPTYVVLGDELDSPRGRIYLIKDMLENGRAADSETVMHIDRCLSCLSCLTTCPSGVDYMHLVDHARVHIDKTYKRPFRDRLARSVIAATLPYPSRFRLALGAAGLARPLAGLLKRVPFLKTFGVMLDLAPSALPISRAAKPAVYAAKGTPRARVALLTGCAQPVLRPEINDAAIRLLTAQGIEVVVSAGEGCCGALVHHMGREEQALKAARHNIDVWLKAAEEDGLDAIIITASGCGTTIKDYGHMLRLDPAYADKAARVSALAKDVTEYLATLDLPEQEPRNLAVAYHSACSMQHGQKITSAPKQLLKRAGFSVREPAEGHLCCGSAGTYNILQPEISAKLKARKVRNIEATKPEVIATGNIGCITQIASGTEIPILHTVELLDWAYGGPKPAGL, encoded by the coding sequence GTGATTCCAACGCCGCAAGGCGCCACATGGAGTACCCGGTTGCAGACCAATTTCTCCCCTGAGCAACTCGCCGACCCGCATGTCGCCGAATCGGAAACGATCCTGCGCAAATGTGTGCATTGCGGCTTCTGTACGGCCACCTGTCCGACCTACGTGGTTCTCGGCGACGAGCTGGACAGTCCGCGCGGGCGTATCTACCTGATCAAGGACATGCTCGAAAACGGCCGCGCGGCAGATAGCGAGACCGTCATGCATATCGACCGCTGTCTCTCGTGCCTTTCGTGCCTTACTACCTGTCCGTCGGGTGTCGATTACATGCATCTCGTCGACCATGCCCGAGTCCATATCGACAAGACCTACAAGCGACCGTTCAGGGACCGGCTCGCCCGCTCCGTCATTGCCGCCACGCTTCCTTATCCGTCCCGGTTCCGCCTGGCGCTCGGGGCTGCCGGTCTTGCGCGCCCGCTCGCCGGATTGCTGAAGCGGGTTCCTTTCCTGAAGACTTTCGGCGTCATGCTGGATCTGGCACCGAGCGCACTGCCGATATCGCGGGCGGCAAAGCCGGCCGTCTATGCGGCAAAGGGCACGCCGCGCGCCCGCGTCGCCCTGCTTACCGGCTGTGCGCAGCCGGTACTGAGGCCTGAGATCAACGACGCCGCGATCCGTCTTCTCACGGCACAAGGGATCGAGGTGGTCGTTTCGGCGGGAGAGGGCTGTTGCGGGGCGCTCGTCCACCACATGGGACGGGAGGAACAGGCGTTGAAGGCCGCCCGGCACAACATCGATGTCTGGTTGAAGGCGGCGGAGGAGGATGGACTCGACGCCATCATCATTACCGCGTCCGGCTGCGGCACCACGATCAAGGATTACGGCCATATGCTGCGGCTCGACCCGGCCTATGCGGACAAGGCTGCGAGGGTTTCCGCGCTGGCCAAGGACGTCACCGAATATCTTGCGACCCTCGACCTGCCGGAGCAAGAGCCACGGAACCTCGCGGTCGCCTACCACTCCGCCTGCTCGATGCAGCACGGACAGAAAATCACCTCGGCGCCGAAGCAGCTCCTGAAACGGGCGGGCTTTTCGGTGCGTGAGCCGGCGGAGGGGCATCTCTGTTGCGGTTCGGCCGGAACCTACAACATCCTGCAGCCTGAGATCTCGGCGAAGCTGAAGGCGCGGAAGGTCAGAAATATAGAGGCGACCAAGCCTGAAGTGATCGCCACCGGGAATATCGGCTGCATTACGCAGATCGCCAGCGGCACGGAGATACCGATTCTGCACACCGTGGAGCTGCTCGACTGGGCCTATGGCGGCCCGAAGCCGGCGGGGTTGTGA
- a CDS encoding DNA-3-methyladenine glycosylase I — MAARGLITGDDGLDRCAWHGNLEDYRRYHDEEWGRPVADDYRLFEKICLEGFQSGLSWLTILRKREAFRAAFASFDFDKVAEFGEEDIERCLADTGIVRHRGKIVSTINNARRAKELRAEFGSLAAYFWSHEPDGNERPKTVDFETLIANPTTPASVRISKDLKKRGWTFVGPTTVYAFMQAMGLVNDHIEGCFCRAPIEELRRRFARPAA, encoded by the coding sequence ATGGCAGCAAGGGGCTTGATTACGGGGGACGACGGACTGGATCGCTGCGCCTGGCACGGCAATCTGGAAGATTACCGGCGCTACCACGACGAAGAATGGGGCCGCCCCGTCGCCGACGATTACAGGCTGTTCGAAAAGATCTGCCTCGAAGGATTCCAGTCCGGCCTCTCATGGCTGACGATCCTGAGAAAGCGCGAGGCGTTTCGCGCCGCATTTGCAAGCTTCGACTTCGACAAGGTCGCCGAATTCGGAGAGGAGGACATCGAGCGGTGCCTCGCCGATACCGGCATCGTCCGCCACCGCGGCAAGATCGTCTCGACCATCAACAATGCCCGCCGCGCGAAGGAGCTACGCGCGGAATTCGGATCGCTCGCGGCTTATTTCTGGTCGCATGAGCCGGATGGAAACGAGCGTCCGAAGACCGTCGACTTCGAGACCCTGATCGCCAATCCGACGACCCCCGCCTCGGTGCGGATTTCCAAGGACCTGAAGAAGCGCGGCTGGACCTTCGTCGGCCCGACGACGGTCTATGCCTTCATGCAGGCCATGGGCCTCGTCAACGATCATATCGAGGGCTGCTTCTGCCGTGCCCCGATAGAGGAGCTGCGCCGGCGTTTCGCACGTCCGGCGGCATGA
- a CDS encoding L,D-transpeptidase: protein MLKKSLCLAMCLFPILSGAAGAQDRYQNRPPVIVSPDLTAPWVMQLTGERVVYRQQAPTATRKMPGRRELSRRPATATVQPASIARRQKPSMSKFDPQFLPQMVAYETKEKPGTIIIDTNNRFLYLVTARGEARRYGVGVGKPGFEWAGEHRITRKAEWPNWTPPQEMIAREAAKGHFLPARMDGGPDNPLGARAMYLGSTLYRIHGTNAPWTIGYGVSSGCIRMRNEDVVDLYERVKVGTKVIVI from the coding sequence ATGCTGAAGAAATCCCTTTGTCTTGCCATGTGCCTTTTCCCGATCCTTTCCGGGGCTGCGGGTGCGCAGGACCGTTATCAAAACCGGCCCCCCGTGATCGTCAGCCCGGATCTGACCGCCCCATGGGTGATGCAGTTGACCGGCGAGCGCGTCGTTTATCGCCAGCAAGCTCCGACAGCCACCCGAAAGATGCCCGGGCGGCGCGAACTCAGCCGCCGGCCCGCCACGGCAACCGTTCAGCCGGCATCGATCGCGCGCAGGCAAAAGCCGTCAATGTCCAAATTCGACCCGCAGTTCCTGCCGCAGATGGTCGCCTACGAGACGAAGGAAAAGCCCGGTACGATCATCATCGACACCAACAACCGCTTTCTCTATCTCGTCACCGCTCGCGGAGAGGCGCGGCGCTACGGTGTCGGCGTCGGCAAGCCGGGCTTCGAATGGGCCGGAGAGCACAGGATCACGCGCAAGGCCGAGTGGCCCAACTGGACGCCGCCGCAGGAAATGATCGCGAGGGAGGCAGCCAAGGGCCATTTTCTGCCGGCCCGTATGGACGGCGGCCCGGACAATCCGCTCGGCGCTCGCGCCATGTATCTCGGCTCGACGCTCTATCGCATCCACGGCACCAATGCCCCCTGGACCATCGGCTACGGCGTTTCCTCCGGCTGTATCCGCATGCGCAACGAGGACGTCGTCGACCTTTACGAGAGGGTGAAGGTCGGCACGAAGGTCATCGTGATATAG